A region of Paenibacillus sp. JNUCC-31 DNA encodes the following proteins:
- the mgrA gene encoding L-glyceraldehyde 3-phosphate reductase, which produces MVYVASEARYETMKYNRVGRSGLKLPAISLGLWHNFGGINNAENGRSMITRSFDLGITHFDLANNYGPPAGSAEQLFGQVLAQDLKPYRDELIISTKAGYYMWPGPYGEWGSRKNLVSSLNQSLKRMGLDYVDIFYSHRYDPETPLEETMMALDHIVRSGKALYVGISNYPAEQTKQAAEILKGLGTPLLIHQPKYSMLDRWIEDGLQDVLDEYGTGSIAFCPLAQGILTNKYLNGIPEDSRAKGPSVFLNENNISPETLRKVRALNQIAAARGQSLAQFALAWVLRNGRVTSALIGASRPAQIEENVAALSQLEFSTEELERIESILSPEPVDK; this is translated from the coding sequence ATGGTCTACGTAGCCAGCGAAGCACGCTATGAAACAATGAAATACAACCGTGTTGGACGTTCAGGATTGAAACTGCCAGCAATTTCACTCGGGTTATGGCATAATTTTGGCGGCATTAATAACGCGGAGAACGGCCGAAGCATGATTACCCGTTCGTTTGATCTGGGCATCACGCATTTTGACCTTGCCAACAATTATGGCCCGCCGGCAGGATCGGCAGAGCAGTTATTCGGTCAGGTGCTGGCACAGGATCTGAAGCCATACCGGGATGAACTCATCATCTCCACCAAAGCCGGTTATTATATGTGGCCCGGACCTTATGGGGAGTGGGGTTCCCGCAAAAATCTCGTTTCCAGTCTAAACCAGAGTTTAAAACGCATGGGCCTTGATTATGTGGATATCTTTTACTCCCATCGTTATGATCCCGAAACACCTCTGGAAGAAACGATGATGGCATTGGATCATATTGTTCGTTCCGGTAAAGCCCTATATGTGGGGATTTCCAACTATCCTGCAGAACAAACGAAGCAGGCAGCGGAAATTCTCAAGGGACTGGGGACACCTTTGCTGATTCATCAACCCAAATATTCGATGCTGGATCGCTGGATTGAAGATGGGTTACAGGACGTGCTCGATGAGTATGGAACAGGCAGCATCGCCTTCTGTCCATTGGCCCAGGGTATTCTGACCAACAAATACCTGAACGGGATTCCAGAAGATTCACGTGCCAAGGGGCCTTCCGTCTTTCTGAATGAGAACAACATCTCGCCAGAGACACTGCGAAAAGTTCGTGCACTCAACCAGATTGCAGCGGCACGCGGCCAGAGTCTGGCCCAGTTTGCTCTCGCTTGGGTACTGCGTAATGGACGCGTAACTTCTGCACTGATCGGTGCAAGTCGTCCTGCTCAGATCGAAGAGAATGTGGCTGCTCTCAGCCAGTTGGAATTCTCCACAGAGGAACTGGAACGCATCGAATCGATTCTGAGTCCGGAACCTGTGGATAAATAA
- a CDS encoding AraC family transcriptional regulator, translated as MTEQRMEGTADHPIKNNPETSGKSGALSYSVASNPVYYEKGALHVLFAGASQTLPGHALGPKLYDYYLLHYVEKGAGTFRTELHSYELSAGDCFLIQPGQLVSYQSHARHPWQYRWMAFTGSQAAQHTEEAGFRPEKSVFHAGPSCGISDWLSVMQAAFAERKESSHFTSLGTLYMILAEAQNHLSQGQTLIPGESSIRRTVKQMIQYMSTQYAYPVSIEQMSASLGYNRAYLSRIFKQETGLSPVTYLLKLRIDKSRQLLRERPDLSIEQVSASVGLPDALYFSKQFKRFHGEAPSLYRENILARPQTQGARKVPPNNR; from the coding sequence ATGACTGAACAACGTATGGAAGGTACAGCAGATCACCCAATAAAAAACAATCCGGAAACCTCGGGCAAAAGTGGAGCACTCAGTTACTCGGTTGCCTCCAATCCGGTTTATTATGAAAAAGGGGCATTGCATGTCCTCTTTGCAGGCGCAAGCCAGACACTTCCCGGTCACGCCCTCGGACCGAAGCTATACGATTATTATCTTTTGCACTATGTAGAAAAAGGAGCCGGTACGTTCCGCACGGAACTGCATTCCTACGAACTATCCGCAGGAGACTGTTTCCTCATTCAACCGGGCCAGCTTGTAAGCTACCAATCCCATGCCCGTCATCCCTGGCAATACCGCTGGATGGCCTTTACCGGAAGCCAAGCTGCGCAGCATACGGAAGAAGCGGGATTCCGGCCAGAGAAATCCGTATTTCATGCCGGACCATCCTGCGGAATTTCGGATTGGTTATCCGTGATGCAGGCAGCTTTTGCCGAGCGAAAAGAAAGTTCTCATTTTACATCACTGGGTACGTTATATATGATTCTAGCTGAAGCACAAAATCACCTTTCTCAGGGCCAAACCTTAATACCGGGTGAATCTTCAATACGACGAACTGTGAAACAGATGATCCAATACATGTCTACCCAATATGCCTACCCTGTCTCGATCGAGCAAATGTCAGCGAGTCTTGGCTATAACCGTGCGTATTTGTCCCGCATTTTCAAACAGGAAACAGGCCTTTCCCCCGTCACCTACCTGCTTAAACTGCGGATTGACAAATCACGCCAGTTGCTGCGGGAACGTCCCGATCTGTCCATTGAACAGGTATCCGCTTCTGTCGGACTGCCGGATGCACTCTATTTCTCGAAACAGTTCAAACGATTTCACGGTGAAGCTCCCAGTCTGTACCGGGAGAACATTCTTGCCAGGCCGCAAACGCAAGGGGCACGCAAAGTCCCCCCAAACAATCGATGA
- a CDS encoding sugar kinase has protein sequence MSTNTRQSPEIVTFGESMGLLTAKDTRGLEYAATLDKSFGGAESNLAIGVSRLGHTSGWFGRLGNDPMGNMIMKAIRGEGVDVSRARISEKEPTGLMIRENASGKASVHYYRKLSAASAITPEDLDADYIAGAQILHVTGITAAISASGLATVEAAIHIAKQAGVKVSFDPNLRLKLWSVEEARPVLLRLAEQADYFLPGLDEMKLLYNEDNVQKVLERLSAMNAVCIVKGGPDLTYVLVNGTLTEVPYFKADHVLDTVGAGDGFCAGFLSGLIKGYSPQEATRLGNLTGSMVIQAVGDWEALPTWEQVEAKLNNVAHVER, from the coding sequence ATGTCGACGAATACCCGCCAAAGCCCTGAAATTGTTACGTTTGGTGAAAGCATGGGTTTGCTGACAGCCAAGGATACAAGAGGTCTTGAATATGCGGCGACATTAGACAAGTCATTTGGGGGCGCAGAAAGTAATCTGGCGATTGGTGTATCCCGTCTGGGGCATACCAGCGGCTGGTTTGGACGTCTGGGTAATGATCCGATGGGGAACATGATCATGAAGGCGATTCGCGGTGAAGGTGTAGATGTATCACGAGCTAGGATAAGTGAGAAGGAGCCCACGGGTCTGATGATTCGTGAGAACGCTTCCGGGAAAGCCTCGGTACATTATTATAGGAAGCTATCCGCTGCAAGTGCAATCACTCCTGAAGACCTTGATGCGGATTATATTGCGGGTGCGCAAATCCTTCATGTTACAGGCATTACTGCAGCAATCAGCGCATCGGGACTTGCTACGGTTGAAGCTGCTATACATATAGCCAAACAGGCTGGTGTGAAAGTGAGTTTTGATCCCAATCTGCGTCTTAAACTGTGGTCAGTTGAAGAAGCGCGTCCTGTCCTGTTGCGTCTGGCTGAGCAGGCAGACTATTTCTTGCCGGGTCTGGACGAGATGAAACTTCTGTATAATGAAGATAATGTTCAAAAAGTGCTTGAGCGTTTATCCGCCATGAATGCGGTCTGTATCGTGAAGGGCGGCCCTGATTTGACCTACGTATTGGTGAATGGTACCCTAACGGAAGTTCCGTACTTCAAGGCGGATCATGTCCTGGATACGGTAGGGGCAGGAGATGGATTCTGTGCTGGCTTTTTGTCCGGCCTTATCAAAGGTTATTCTCCTCAGGAAGCGACCCGGCTCGGGAATTTGACCGGTTCCATGGTTATACAGGCTGTTGGCGATTGGGAGGCGCTTCCGACATGGGAGCAGGTCGAGGCCAAGCTGAACAATGTAGCACATGTTGAGCGCTAG
- a CDS encoding HAD family hydrolase, whose amino-acid sequence MTKLHIRGKQVPCAGILFDKDGTLLDFLQLWGPWAESLLNQLESKLTELGASFTVEREQVLGTVRDRGGHLIGYDLLGPLAIATVDESNGLLAGQLYAAGMPWNEAITTIRHLSSVAMHEVRQRKRAEPMPGLIAFLQNCREACIPLAVVTSDSTIAAEEHMDWMGIRSYFTSIVGSDRVSRGKPDGEAAVLACRELHIHPREAVVIGDSNGDMQMGRNAGVSYRIGFCPLVKGSDYLHDADVIIQNYHELKVT is encoded by the coding sequence ATGACCAAGCTCCACATTCGTGGTAAGCAAGTACCGTGTGCAGGCATTCTATTTGATAAGGATGGCACGCTGCTCGATTTCCTGCAACTGTGGGGCCCGTGGGCAGAGTCTTTGCTGAATCAGTTGGAATCAAAACTGACAGAGCTGGGGGCCTCGTTCACGGTGGAGCGTGAGCAAGTTCTGGGTACGGTACGAGATCGTGGGGGCCATCTTATCGGATATGACCTTCTGGGACCTTTGGCGATTGCCACGGTGGACGAGAGCAACGGACTGCTTGCTGGACAGTTGTACGCAGCGGGTATGCCATGGAATGAAGCAATCACTACGATCCGCCATCTTTCCAGTGTAGCCATGCATGAGGTGAGACAGCGAAAAAGGGCCGAACCGATGCCTGGACTTATAGCCTTTTTGCAGAACTGTCGAGAGGCATGTATTCCGCTGGCAGTGGTTACTTCGGACAGCACAATTGCTGCGGAAGAGCATATGGATTGGATGGGAATCCGATCCTATTTTACATCAATCGTAGGCAGTGATCGGGTAAGCCGGGGGAAACCGGATGGAGAGGCTGCAGTTCTGGCTTGCCGTGAATTACATATTCATCCTAGGGAGGCTGTCGTGATCGGTGACAGTAATGGAGATATGCAGATGGGACGGAACGCGGGGGTGTCTTATAGGATTGGTTTCTGTCCATTAGTCAAGGGAAGTGACTATTTACATGACGCCGATGTTATCATTCAGAATTATCATGAGCTGAAGGTCACCTGA
- a CDS encoding NAD-dependent protein deacylase codes for MNGAEQLAAWIQESSNIVFFGGAGTSTESGIPDFRSAAGLYQTEQHSPYPPEELLSRHFFDQHADIFYDFYRGKMLHPDAVPNGCHHLLARLEQEGRLQAVITQNIDGLHQKAGSSNVLELHGSIHRNACMDCKRFYTLNDIITAKDKVPRCTACGGVIKPDVVLYEEELDQTILYRSVDVLSAADLLLVGGTSLTVYPAAQLITYFQGKHTVLLNATPTAYDRQADLLITDPIGEVMNKVDQLLG; via the coding sequence ATGAACGGAGCGGAACAACTGGCTGCCTGGATTCAGGAAAGTTCCAACATTGTTTTTTTTGGAGGGGCCGGAACTTCAACGGAGAGCGGGATTCCCGACTTCCGCTCTGCCGCTGGCTTGTACCAGACAGAGCAGCATTCACCCTATCCGCCGGAAGAGCTGCTCAGCAGACATTTTTTTGACCAGCATGCTGATATTTTTTATGATTTTTATCGAGGTAAAATGCTTCATCCCGATGCGGTGCCTAACGGCTGCCACCATTTGCTTGCCAGATTGGAGCAGGAAGGAAGACTTCAGGCGGTCATCACCCAAAATATCGACGGGTTGCACCAGAAGGCTGGCAGCAGCAATGTCCTGGAGCTTCATGGTTCCATTCATCGAAACGCTTGTATGGATTGCAAAAGGTTCTATACGCTTAATGATATTATTACGGCAAAAGACAAGGTTCCTCGTTGCACTGCATGTGGTGGTGTGATTAAGCCGGATGTCGTGTTGTATGAAGAGGAGCTCGACCAGACGATATTATATCGTTCGGTGGACGTCCTGTCTGCAGCAGATTTGTTGTTGGTCGGAGGTACCTCACTTACCGTGTATCCTGCTGCACAATTAATTACGTATTTTCAGGGGAAACATACAGTCTTGCTTAATGCTACACCTACAGCTTACGACCGGCAGGCTGATTTGCTGATTACAGATCCGATCGGTGAGGTAATGAATAAGGTGGACCAGCTTCTTGGTTAA
- a CDS encoding bifunctional 2-keto-4-hydroxyglutarate aldolase/2-keto-3-deoxy-6-phosphogluconate aldolase produces MKKLQLLQKITDNGVVAVLRADSADQVIAMAEQAIAGGIKVIEITMTVPSALKAIEKLSRVYHWNTQDPEKFAIIGAGTVLEPQTARAAIMSGAEFVVGPSLNPDTVKICNLYRIPILPGVMTIADVQRALELGVDIVKLFPGNLYDPSIIKTMKGPMPQANFMPTGGVSLSNLGDWIKGGAVAVGIGSDLTTEAVKTGDLSYVRRKAEQYMDAYRKAKAE; encoded by the coding sequence ATGAAGAAGCTTCAGCTGCTGCAAAAAATAACGGATAATGGGGTCGTTGCGGTTCTGCGTGCAGATTCTGCTGACCAGGTGATCGCCATGGCCGAGCAAGCCATCGCGGGCGGCATCAAGGTTATTGAGATTACCATGACAGTGCCCAGTGCACTCAAAGCCATCGAGAAGCTAAGCCGTGTATACCATTGGAACACACAAGATCCAGAGAAATTTGCCATTATTGGAGCGGGGACCGTGCTTGAACCTCAAACAGCTCGCGCTGCGATCATGTCTGGTGCCGAGTTTGTTGTAGGTCCTTCCTTGAATCCGGACACGGTGAAAATCTGCAACCTGTACCGTATTCCGATATTGCCAGGCGTGATGACCATTGCGGATGTGCAACGTGCACTGGAACTTGGCGTGGATATTGTGAAGCTGTTCCCTGGCAATCTCTACGATCCTTCCATTATCAAAACGATGAAGGGACCTATGCCGCAAGCGAATTTTATGCCTACCGGCGGAGTATCCTTGTCTAATCTGGGTGACTGGATCAAGGGAGGCGCGGTTGCCGTAGGTATCGGTTCGGACCTGACAACGGAAGCTGTGAAGACGGGGGACTTGAGCTATGTCCGCCGCAAAGCGGAACAATACATGGATGCTTACCGCAAGGCCAAGGCCGAATAG
- a CDS encoding UDP-glucose--hexose-1-phosphate uridylyltransferase: protein MSQTHIAAGATERTPEQQEALHAIERLVAFALQNKLIEEADRDYSRNLLLEQFGFSEPYAGVLNETVLDGPQPLLDTLIDYGFEIGLIPENTDTYRDLLDAKIMGQLMARPSEVVRAFRHTEQTEGIEAATSQFYELSIHSNYIRMDRISKNVYWTQDTAYGDMEITINLSKPEKSPKEIAMAKLLPPPVYPKCQLCRENVGYAGRVNHPARQNLRVIPLELNGEPWFFQYSPYVYYNEHCIIFHHDHVPMKLTKDTLRRLLAFVGEYPHYFIGSNADLPIVGGSILTHDHFQGGRHTFAIQNAKPEAVFRHAGSPGLTLSLVKWPMSVMRLASHDPAELLEAGNAVYEAWKVYSDAAVEIEAFSEVDGERVPHNTVTPIVRRSADGGYEMDLVLRNNRTNDEHPEGIFHPHREMHHLKKENIGLIEVMGLAILPGRLKEELDGIADILAGDTKLAEAATASDHVLNKHLGWAEEMIERFSPNLTKEQAVALVQQEVGLKFAEILEHAGVYKYDESGRQAFRRFVSSMGYTE, encoded by the coding sequence ATGTCACAGACTCATATTGCAGCAGGTGCCACAGAGCGGACACCGGAGCAGCAGGAAGCACTGCATGCCATTGAACGTCTGGTAGCATTTGCCTTGCAGAACAAGCTGATTGAAGAAGCAGATCGGGATTACAGCCGTAATCTGCTGCTGGAACAGTTCGGGTTCTCCGAGCCGTATGCAGGAGTATTGAACGAGACGGTTTTGGACGGACCACAACCGTTGCTGGATACACTGATTGATTATGGATTTGAAATTGGACTTATCCCTGAAAATACCGATACGTATCGTGATTTGCTTGATGCGAAAATTATGGGTCAATTGATGGCCCGTCCATCCGAGGTAGTGCGGGCCTTCCGTCATACGGAGCAGACAGAAGGCATTGAGGCGGCTACTTCCCAATTCTATGAGCTTTCGATTCACTCTAACTATATTCGAATGGATCGTATCTCCAAGAATGTGTACTGGACACAGGATACCGCTTATGGCGACATGGAGATTACTATTAACTTGTCCAAGCCGGAGAAAAGTCCCAAGGAAATCGCGATGGCGAAACTGCTTCCACCTCCGGTGTATCCGAAATGCCAACTGTGTCGTGAAAATGTGGGTTATGCCGGTCGGGTTAACCACCCGGCTCGTCAAAACCTGCGTGTGATTCCGCTGGAATTAAACGGTGAACCCTGGTTCTTCCAATACTCGCCGTATGTGTACTACAACGAGCACTGCATTATTTTCCATCACGATCATGTGCCGATGAAATTGACCAAGGACACACTCCGCAGGCTGCTGGCCTTCGTGGGGGAGTATCCGCATTACTTTATCGGCTCCAATGCCGATCTGCCGATCGTTGGCGGCTCCATCCTGACCCATGACCATTTCCAGGGTGGACGTCACACCTTTGCCATTCAAAATGCGAAGCCAGAGGCGGTATTCCGCCATGCAGGTTCGCCGGGGCTTACGCTTAGTCTCGTGAAATGGCCGATGTCCGTAATGCGACTGGCTTCACATGATCCGGCAGAGTTGCTCGAAGCGGGTAATGCCGTTTATGAAGCGTGGAAGGTCTATAGTGATGCTGCTGTGGAGATCGAGGCATTCAGTGAAGTGGACGGAGAGCGGGTTCCGCACAACACGGTAACCCCGATCGTTCGTCGCAGTGCAGATGGTGGATATGAGATGGACCTCGTTCTGCGGAACAATCGCACGAATGATGAGCATCCCGAAGGGATTTTCCATCCGCACCGCGAAATGCATCATCTGAAGAAGGAGAACATTGGGCTCATCGAAGTGATGGGGCTTGCCATCCTGCCAGGTCGTTTGAAAGAGGAACTGGACGGCATCGCGGATATTCTCGCTGGAGATACCAAACTTGCCGAGGCAGCCACAGCTTCCGATCATGTGTTGAACAAGCATCTGGGCTGGGCGGAAGAAATGATCGAACGTTTCAGTCCCAACCTGACGAAGGAACAAGCCGTAGCCCTTGTACAACAGGAAGTCGGCTTGAAATTCGCCGAGATTCTGGAGCATGCGGGCGTCTACAAATATGATGAATCAGGACGACAAGCCTTCCGTCGTTTTGTAAGCAGCATGGGATACACGGAATAA
- a CDS encoding galactokinase: MNINELKQKFIDKYGESGANIRVFHAPGRVNLIGEHIDYNGGYVLPAALEFGTTLIIREREDNKLQLASTNMSYEGTLDTSSIGSEKTGEWTDYPVGVMVELQGKGVKVSKGYDFLYHGEIPNGAGLSSSASLEVLTGYAIQSLEGVKDIDTVQLALLSQKAENEFVGVNCGIMDQFAVANGAEDHAILLMCDTLEYEKVPFRTGAYKLVIGNTNKRRGLVDSAYNERRSQCEQALSILKEQLPALNYLAQLTPEQFVTLQDHIKDEKVRQRAQHVVEENARVLASVDALRDNDLETFGKLMNASHESLRYLYEVSCEELDVMVEEAQRIPGTLGARMTGAGFGGCTVSLVHEDDVERFVSEVGAAYEVRTSLKGDFYVCGVGDGVKELKEAK, from the coding sequence ATGAACATAAATGAATTGAAACAAAAGTTTATTGACAAGTACGGAGAGAGTGGAGCGAACATCCGTGTATTCCATGCCCCTGGGCGGGTGAATCTGATCGGTGAGCATATCGACTATAACGGTGGATACGTGCTTCCGGCAGCGCTTGAATTCGGTACCACTTTGATTATCCGTGAGCGTGAGGACAACAAGTTGCAGTTGGCTTCCACCAATATGTCCTATGAAGGGACGCTGGACACTTCTTCCATTGGCAGTGAGAAAACAGGGGAATGGACGGATTATCCGGTCGGCGTCATGGTAGAACTGCAAGGCAAAGGTGTTAAGGTATCCAAAGGTTATGACTTCCTCTACCACGGAGAAATTCCGAACGGCGCAGGACTTTCCTCTTCTGCATCGCTGGAGGTTCTTACCGGGTATGCGATCCAGTCGCTCGAAGGTGTTAAGGATATTGATACGGTGCAACTGGCACTGCTGTCCCAGAAGGCGGAAAACGAATTCGTTGGCGTCAACTGCGGAATCATGGATCAGTTTGCTGTAGCCAATGGCGCAGAGGATCATGCAATCCTGCTAATGTGCGACACCCTTGAGTATGAAAAAGTTCCATTCCGTACCGGCGCCTACAAGCTGGTCATTGGCAACACGAACAAACGCCGCGGTTTGGTGGACTCGGCATACAACGAGCGTCGCTCCCAATGTGAGCAGGCACTTTCGATCTTGAAAGAACAACTGCCTGCACTGAATTATCTGGCGCAATTGACACCAGAACAATTCGTCACACTGCAGGATCACATCAAGGATGAGAAGGTAAGACAGCGTGCCCAGCACGTGGTGGAAGAGAATGCACGTGTACTTGCATCGGTGGATGCACTGCGTGATAACGATCTGGAAACCTTCGGCAAGCTGATGAATGCTTCTCATGAATCCCTTCGTTATCTCTATGAAGTGAGCTGCGAAGAGCTGGACGTGATGGTGGAGGAAGCACAGCGAATTCCGGGAACACTTGGTGCACGCATGACCGGAGCGGGATTTGGCGGTTGTACCGTATCACTTGTGCATGAAGATGATGTAGAGCGTTTTGTCAGCGAAGTGGGCGCAGCGTATGAAGTGCGTACCAGTCTCAAGGGCGATTTTTATGTGTGTGGAGTAGGCGACGGTGTTAAAGAATTGAAGGAGGCGAAGTAA
- the galE gene encoding UDP-glucose 4-epimerase GalE, with the protein MAILVTGGAGYIGSHTVAALLERGEEVVVLDNLQTGHREALLGGKLYEGDLRDKELLAKLFAENSIDAVIHFAANSLVGESMKDPVKYYDNNVFGTLCLLEAMNAANVRRIVFSSTAATYGEPEKVPIEESDRTEPTNVYGETKLMMERMMSWFDKVQEIKYVSLRYFNAAGAHDSGKIGEDHQPESHLIPLVLQTALKQRPHIAVFGDDYATEDGTCVRDYIHVSDLADAHLRAVDYLRKGENSNVFNLGNGQGFSVKQVIETAKKVTGLEIPVVQEPRRAGDPAVLVASSAKARSVLGWNPKWTNLEDVVQSAWSWHQSHPDGYGKN; encoded by the coding sequence ATGGCAATTTTGGTGACAGGTGGAGCAGGATATATTGGTTCTCATACGGTAGCGGCTTTGTTGGAACGTGGGGAAGAGGTAGTTGTCCTGGATAACTTGCAGACAGGGCATCGTGAAGCTTTGCTAGGCGGAAAATTGTATGAAGGGGACCTGCGTGACAAGGAACTTCTGGCGAAGCTGTTCGCGGAGAATTCCATCGATGCAGTCATCCACTTTGCAGCCAACTCGCTGGTTGGCGAGAGTATGAAAGATCCCGTGAAATACTATGACAACAACGTGTTTGGCACACTGTGCCTGTTGGAAGCGATGAATGCAGCAAATGTACGTCGCATTGTCTTCTCTTCTACAGCTGCCACTTACGGTGAGCCGGAGAAAGTGCCGATTGAAGAGAGCGACCGGACAGAGCCTACGAACGTATACGGCGAAACCAAGCTGATGATGGAGCGCATGATGTCCTGGTTCGATAAAGTACAGGAAATCAAATACGTCTCCCTGCGTTACTTCAATGCAGCCGGAGCCCATGACAGCGGTAAAATCGGTGAAGATCATCAGCCAGAGAGCCATCTCATTCCACTTGTGCTGCAAACGGCGTTAAAACAACGTCCTCACATCGCTGTGTTCGGTGACGACTATGCGACGGAAGACGGAACCTGTGTACGTGATTACATCCACGTAAGTGATCTGGCGGATGCACATCTGCGGGCTGTAGATTATCTCCGCAAAGGCGAGAACAGCAACGTGTTCAACCTGGGTAACGGTCAAGGCTTCTCCGTGAAGCAGGTTATCGAGACAGCGAAGAAAGTAACCGGCCTTGAAATCCCGGTTGTACAGGAACCACGTCGTGCGGGTGATCCGGCTGTGTTGGTGGCTTCGTCTGCCAAAGCAAGATCTGTACTGGGCTGGAACCCGAAATGGACGAATCTTGAGGATGTTGTTCAAAGCGCATGGAGCTGGCACCAGTCTCACCCTGACGGCTACGGAAAAAACTAG
- a CDS encoding alpha/beta fold hydrolase → MRNRYNTGRKKRGIGKFLLVLLALIVIGCGFVAWKLFTPYGPQEMAQTAMGTANQVTVEEKENWIDFMPDKPVGPSVIFYPGGLVKPESYAPLAHELAAAGHHTIIAKMPVNLAVLKQNLADEIFKAYPDEPFVMGGHSLGGSMAARYAAAHPDALQGIFFLASYPDEKGSVKSLGIPALSILGTNDEVVNATKYQSGRAYLPEDTVYYTIEGGNHSQFGDYGHQSGDGEAGVSGEEQLSQTVKTIQGWLNTIK, encoded by the coding sequence TTGAGAAATCGATATAATACAGGGCGCAAGAAGAGGGGCATCGGGAAATTCCTGCTCGTTCTTTTGGCGCTCATTGTCATTGGGTGTGGATTTGTTGCCTGGAAGCTGTTTACCCCTTACGGACCACAGGAGATGGCTCAGACTGCCATGGGAACAGCCAATCAGGTGACTGTGGAAGAGAAAGAAAACTGGATTGATTTTATGCCAGACAAACCTGTGGGACCCAGTGTTATATTCTATCCAGGCGGATTGGTTAAGCCTGAAAGTTATGCACCACTTGCTCATGAGCTGGCAGCAGCCGGGCACCATACCATTATTGCCAAGATGCCAGTAAATCTGGCTGTGCTGAAGCAGAATTTGGCAGATGAGATTTTTAAAGCCTATCCTGATGAGCCGTTTGTTATGGGAGGACATTCACTTGGTGGATCAATGGCTGCACGTTATGCCGCTGCCCACCCGGATGCACTTCAGGGCATCTTTTTCCTTGCATCCTATCCCGATGAAAAAGGCAGTGTGAAGTCATTGGGAATTCCAGCCTTGTCAATTCTGGGTACCAATGATGAAGTTGTGAATGCAACGAAGTACCAGAGTGGCCGTGCATACTTGCCGGAAGATACGGTGTATTACACTATTGAAGGCGGGAATCACTCCCAATTTGGGGATTATGGTCACCAGAGTGGGGATGGCGAAGCTGGAGTCAGTGGGGAGGAGCAGCTCTCCCAGACAGTGAAGACGATTCAAGGCTGGCTGAACACAATCAAGTAA